CCTTTCGTGGCTGTCATCCCTACCACGGCCCTTTGATGACCTACCAGGAGCCCAGTAGCCTGGTTGTTCAGAGCCATGTGTACCTCAGCCACACCGTCCCACACCTGGGGGCAGGGAATGGGGGCCTGCATCACACTCAAGGGTACAGCAGGGGCTCCCTCCCACCACCAGCCAAGCAGGCACCTCAGTAATGGCCATCTTCTTCCTCTCAAAGGACAGTCGGATCTGTTGCAGCTCACTCTGGGTGGGGAGGAGCAGTGTGGGCACAAGAGCCTGCTTCCTGCTCCCCAGGCCATGCCCCTCTTCCCCGGGGCCCACCTGGGACTGCCGCACAAAGGACTCTTGCCCCCGGCAGAGCTCCTGCTGCTGCGGCAGCTGCACAGGTGCCCTGTCTTCCAGGGGCCGGGTGCTGGCAGACTCAGGGGACTGTGGGAAAGCCCCCAGGTCATGCCCAAGCCTGTGGACAGCTCGAGGTGCTGCTGCAGGGGTCCAGGGCTGCGCATTCCCTCTTACCCAGGCCAGGGCTGTGCAGCTTGAGTGCTCGGCACACAGAGGAAGGAACTGCTGCCCTGGCCCCAGGATGGCCCCCAGCTGCTCCCGAAGGTCCTGGTTTTGCCTTTTCTGGGGTTAAGGGACACAAAGAGGGGGGTCACCTGTCCTGGTTGCTTCTTAGGCAGGAAGCCGAGGCAGGTGAGCTTGGGCAAGAGCTCTGAGGAGCAGGGAGTGCCCGTTGGCCCATGGGATGCACTCACCAGGCTGTAGTTCTCCTGCTCCAGCTGTAGAAAGGACTGCTCTGCAGATCCCAGTGTCCCACTCTGGAGTTTCGTGGGAGCTGTCCTGGGTGAGGCTGTGGCCCCACCTCCGGGAGGCATGGTTGGACATGGGCAGGGCCTGGGTCCTGAGGTGGGGGATGCTGCCTGCCTATGTGGCACCTGTTCATGCCCTGGATGCAGGGGCCAGCCCCACTCTACCTCAGCCTCCACTTCGTGTCTGGACCCTGCTGGCTCTTGAGCTCTCTGCCTCGGCATCTCTGCTTCTTCACTTGACAGAAACATCCCAGGTGCCACTCCTCCCACTCTGGGTCCCCCACCCCCTGTCCCTGGAGCAGGGAAAGGTCTGGAAGACTCTAGTGACTGAGTGGACTGATGGGGGACCAGACAGGGCCACCTTACATATCCCTGACAGGGCTGATCCAGGCATCCTCCATGACTGCTTGAAACTGGGGCTGGGGGACACTGGGGATGAGAGTGTCCGCAGGGCCCCAGGGGGTTTGGcccctccattcctccctgtGACCCCTTTCTGACCCCAGGTCCAGGCTCTGGCCTGGCTGACCTGCCACTCTCTTTGAGGGCACTTTAGATGTCACCCTGGCTCACAAGTCTACCCAGGGTGACAGTCACAAAGGCCTGGGTACAGCCAGGGAGGTCACAATGGGCTGGGGCAGAAGCGAGGCTAGTGGTCCACCCCTGCCCCAGGCCTGTTCTCACTATCTCCGAGGCCCCTGCAACGATGTGTTCCCTCTGTACATTCCCTCTGTGTATGGAGGAGTGTTCATGGTGCCTGTTCAGTCTCAGAAGGCTGACTCGAGGAAAAACTGCCCTGGGAGAGATCAAGTGTGACCACCCAAGTTCAAGCCCCTCTGCTACGTGGCCCTGTCAGGATCCAGCTGACTAAAGGTGGACGGGTAAGACCATCAAGACCCCACCCCTTTGATTATGCCCTCAGGTCCAGTCAGGTTGCCAATGACCTGCTTCTGAGCCCAGGTTAAATCACGCTCGTGTCTGTTTAAGAGTGGGTACAGCTGACATGACACCACATGAGTCTAGTGTCGTCTTACCCGTCCCGAGGTCAGGCTGGAAAGCCAGTCTGAGGATGTTCTCTGCTTGACAGCCCTTTCTGACCCCAGAGGCCCCGACGTTCCATGCTGACGGATGTCTTGCTGCTCATAGTTCTGGGTGCTTGGTGGCCAAGTTGCATGTTTTGTTTAttggcagtgctggggaggcaatCTGGGGTCTTGTGCGTACAGGGTAGCCATTCCCATCCCTGAGCTTCTCCCAGcctagctgttttgtttttgcttttctttttttcttttttctttttttttttgttttcctgaaacagggtttctctgtgtagctttggagcctgtcctgaaactcccactgtagaccaggctggcctcgaactcagagatccacctacctctgcctcctgagtgctgggattaaaggcatgtgccaccaccacccaactgttttttcatttttaatagttaatatatttttatttgtatgtatcatgtgtatctttgtgtgtatgtgtatatgcacatgtgtgcatgcacttggGGGCCAGAAGATAGCACTGGATCCCATGAAACTTGAgctacaggtgattgtgagccacctgctgtgggtactgggaactgaagtcaggtcctctgcaagagcaggaactgcttttaactactgagccatctctgctgcCCCATGGATGTTCCATCTTGGGGTGTAATATCTCATTGATTTAAGTCTCTTCTGTTCCCCACTTCGTTGGAACTCCCAGGTGTTGGGTCTCTCCTGTATATCTTTAATATTTGTATGTCAAATTCTTCAGGTCTTAACTCTCccttactttaaaataaatatttattttttgtgtacatgcacgtgtgtgatttatttatttgtattttgtgtgtatgtgtgttttgcctgcttgcatGTTCATTGTGTACATGCCTTGTGTCCAtgaagtatttttgttgttgttttgtttcagagtCTCTCGATGGGGCCTGGAGCAGTCTGATTAGACCAGGCTACACCAAGCTAGCTGGCCAGTCAGATCTGGCCAGATCTGCCCATCTCAGCCGTactgcactgggattacagtgtgtgccaccacacctgcccttTTCCAGGGCTCCTAGGGGTCCGACTCGGGCCTCAGGCCTCAGGCCTCAGCGGCAAGCTCCTTACTGACAGAGCTTCAGACCCTTCTCTCTCACACTATATGCGGTCACGTGTCGTTTAATGGTGGGGTGCATTCTGAGGAACTTGCCAGTAAGTGATTTGGTGTTCTAAAGTGTAAGCCTAGACGGTGCCATTTCCTACACACCTGGGCCGTGTGGAAGCTGGGCGTGAAGAACCCATCGCCCGTTGCATTGTTTTGAATGGAGCGGTGTGAGGCTGAGGAAAAGCACAGAAGGGAAAACTGAGCACTAGGTGTCAGAGACTCCCATGAACTCAGCTGTGTTTCACAGCCAGTCCTTTATcaggcaaacacaaacacaaacacactaaaataacaaaacatcTCATGGCACATGCATAAGGGAGGACCACAgctgtttgttgctgttttgcaGTGCTGGGCACGGCACCTCGTGTGTACTGCACTCGATTCCACTGGCAGAGCCGTGGGTGTGTTCTTACCATTCCCACTACAAGCATGAGGGCTACATTATGTCACGATGCCTTACGGCATAATTAATTGATAGGAGTTTTTCAATACCACCAAAAGTTTTTAGCAGTgatggggatggaacccaggcctttgCACATGATAGGCAAGCAGCTACGATTGAGTCACTCTCGGCCCTCAATATTATGCATTCTTATGGGACCACGTGTGGCCTGTTGTTGACCAAAGTGTTAGTAGCACATGATGGTTCATTAAAAAACCTTTGAATTTCAGTGGTCGTGTTTTTGATTCCTGAGGTGTTGCTGCTAACCCCTGGATGCAGCGCCTTTTTTCAGAGCATCCTGTTCTCTTTTCAGAATAGAGTGGTTTTGGGTGAGAAAAATATCTTTTGCagcctacattttctttttcctcctgatGGCTCGTTggttctgttttcctttatatttggTCTCTGTTTATGAGGGAGTTGAGAAAGCTAATAGGTGCCTTTTCTGTTCAACTACAGGGATGGTCCAGGTCTAAGAAGAGTGAGGGTCTTGCCACACATCTCCCTGTACCAGCTCCGATGTCTGGAATGAAGACCCAGAGAGTTTGCCTAGAAAGTTCTGTTAGCAGTTGCCATACTCAGTACTGGAGCACAAGCTTGCCCCCAGCCAGTGCTCTGATTCCGTTTTCAGTTTGCTGCGGTCCCTTTATAGATGGTCTCTCTCCTGCTGTCTTGCAGACCTGGAACGGACACCCAGCAGAAGCCACTGAGACCGGTGGCAGAGCTGGCCCAGCTGGCCACACTAGCAGGAGCTCTGCATTTTCCCGGGATGGGACACATCTATACACCATAGCAACAGGCAGAGACTGGCAATAGTGTAATGGGAAGGGCCTGGAGTTGCCTCAGTGTGTCCTAAACTACTCAGCAGCTGCCTACTCAGTTTCCTGGAGGGTGCTAGGTCTTCCAAGCCCTCTGCCTGTCCGCTCCTCTCTGGGGTCTACCAGGATATGCTAGGAAGGCCCTTGGATGGCATTTGGTGGCTGTGGGTAGGGGTGAAGGGAAGCACCAGCATAGGCCCTGAGTAGCTGACATTGGTGGTGGCTTCATCCTGTCTTCTGTGTCTCCAGCCTGCTAAGTGCCCAGGAGATGCTCAGGATCCTTAGGGACTCCTGTCCTGGATGACTAGAGCAGTCTCACACAGAGGCTGTAGGCTAGGCTCCTCAGGTCACAACTCCAGGTGCTAAGGTTGGGCTACAGCTGCTGAGCAGTCGTGAGGAAGGACTCAGGGCACTTTAGATGTTCTTCTGCACTCCTATCTGAGACCCTAGGGTGCCTCCCTTAACCTGGAACCCCACCTTCTCTGATCACCTTACCTTTGCTTGAGCTGTGCCCTATCTGGAAGGCTGGATTCTCTCAGAGCCAGACCTGAAGATGCCTTCTCTGTCTTCACGGTCCTTGTATGGTCTTGAGCTCCAGAGCGtcctgggaggtgggggagtccagaaggaaagaagaatCCTCAGTCTGCAGCATGGCTGGCTCCTGCTTAGAGCATCAGCTGTGCTAACGTGTTCAACAACCTGCAAACTGGTGTGTTGGGTTGGGGTGAGGGTCTGTGTGAAGCCCTGGCTCCAGGCAGAAGGGCTGAGTCTGTACTGGGTAGGGGTCCTGGATaggtgcagagactcacagccacaCAGAAAGTGTGGGAAACTAGAGTGTGTTGTTAGGAGCTAGAGTGGCCCTGGCCCCTGTTGCTAGGCAGCACACTTCCCTGGACACCAGTTGCCATGGCAGCCGCTTCCTGCCCATGTTGCCATGACACCCGGATGGCCTTGAGGAGCCTGGAGTGGTGGTAAGGGGCTAGCTACTTAGACATACTCACCCCTCCTTGGCTGGTGGTGCCTAGGGGATGCTGgggaaagaaatgtgtgtgtgagagtctgTGCTGTCCACAGCTTCTTGCCTACAGCTGGCCTGGGATGAAGACGGGCCACATGGTCTATTTCACCGTACTCACTGTGGCCTTGGCATTCCATGTCCCATGTTCATTTCAGGGCCTGAGTAAACTCAGAGTCACAGAGCCAGACGCACCCTGAGTGCTTCCCATCTCTTggacttctttgtttgtttttgttgttgtttttcttttttctttctttcttcctttttctttcttttttttcagagctgaggaccgaacccaatgCCTTGCGCTtggtagacaagcactctaccactgagctaaatccccaacccctgttttttggttttttcaagacaagatttctctgtgtagccctggctgtcctagaactccctctatagaccagactgaacttgagatctacctgtctctgcctcccaagtcctgggattaaaggacatcaccatgcctggcccatcTCTGTGCTTTTAACCCTGGCTTCTGGCCCGGATCCACCCTCTCCACTTGCAGCCTCAGAGCACCCTGTGTAGGACTAGAGGATCCCGGCAGACCCTGATGAATGGACCTGGGGGTTTCCAGACATTCCTGGAAGAGGCCTTGGGATTGCCCTCTCTTACTTGGGACTCAGGTCACTCCTTTTACCTCCTCTTCTCAGGACCTAGGGTGTGGCCTAAGCATGAATTCTCCTTTTGTCTATTAGAGATGCAGAGTGACACTTGGCTGTGGCTCTGAGTCATGGCCTCGGATCTCCCAGGTGTCCTTAGACTCATAACCATAGGGGCAGATGAAGGATGAGGTGGCCTAAGTGATCATCCCAGGGCCAGAAGGTAGCGGATGTCAGGCCTCTGTTCCTGGCAAGGTAGACACGTGCTTCTCAGAGCTGTGTGAccttctctgccctccccagTCTGCGGTGGGCAGGTGCAGAACAAGCTGGGAGCTGGGTCCCGGGATGATGGTGTGGGCCTTAGAATTAGGCATGCAGGTTCACACTCGTGTGTATCAGGATTGTGTGAGGTTAATGcgggaggattgccatgagtgtGAGGCCAATGTAGGATGCACAGTGAGATCCTCTTTCTATGTCTTATCCCCCAAAAAGAAGACACTTGGTGGGCTGGGTCCTTGAGGTCCTTCTGGGGATCCCCATTTCAGAGGCTAAAGCTCTTGCAGGGAAAGGTACACCCGTGGGCTGCCCAGTCCCCAGTGTGGCTTTTGTGCTCTCAAGATGTGCATAGTGACAGGCCATTTGTCTCTCTCATCTGTGGTCACTCTCTGGACACTACCGTTCATGTTTTTAACTttaagaatcagaaagacaagaaTGGAAAAGACAACCCTCCTGTGGATGACACAGCCCCAGCAGATTACCATCATTCCAGGTTGAGGCGGTGACATGCTGGCCACCATGTTCTTGTGCTCCAGGAGGTTGCTGGGTGTGAGCCAAACATGCCGTCCCTGCCCAGGCTGGGGACCTTTCTCCTTACTTAGGAGTCCCACCCAGAAAGAGTCAGATCCCTTCTCTTGTCACTTCTAGAAGGACAATGGTGTCCAGAATGTCAGCATGAATGGACTGCCTGGTGGTCAGTACCAAGTTCACCTCACTGGGACCGGATATGGGTTCTCATCTCTCTTGTTCTGTCCTAACCGGTCCTCTTCCTGGTGGGTACCAGCCTGTCAGTGCGGGCAACAGTGCCAGGTTCCCAAGGCCTGTTTCTGCATCTGGACACCAGGACTCTTAATGTGGAGTCGGGCAAATGAGAGGCCATCTCAGCTGCCAAAAGCTGGCCCCTGGCCCTCCCATGCTGGTGGCAGGCAGAGCAAGAGTAGTGTGCAGTTCTTATGTTCGCCACCAGATGGCACCTCAACCCTGCAGACCAGGCACGGGTGCCTGGGGCCCAGAGCCCAGGGCAGAAGTGGAGGAAGAGCGAATCCTCCCAGGCTGAGACTTCTGCCAGTGAAGGGCAGAGCAGGGGCAAAGCTTCCACCCCGGCTTGAGTTGTGGTTTCCATGACGGGTAGCCGTGTGGTCACAACTGCCACCGGTTTGAGGGTATTCCTTTCCCACTGCTTCCTTTGAGGTAAATGACCCTGGATGTTCTCAGCACTGGGCAGGGgttcctccatctctcctgtgGGCAGCTCTGGATCGGCTTCCTCTGCTACAGGCAGTTAGAGCTGGGATAAGGAGTCTCACAGCTGTGTGGTCAGAGAAGCTCAGGCTGGTCCCACATCTTTGACACCTTGGCTGGGAATGGCCCAGGGGCTCCAAGCTGTTCTCCCTGAGGAGCAGCACGAATTTCTAGGAGGGTGGAGACCACCCACCAGGGGATGGGCACCGAAAGCTGCAACTCTGTGGTTGGTCTAGGGTGGAGAACTCGGAGCCTGGAGTGAGCAGTGTCTGAGGCTGCATCTGACGTCCTTGGAGGGGACACACCTTCAATTGTGTGCTGGGGACAGGACTTTGGGGAGGGAATTCAATGTAGAGCTCAGAGCTTACTCTGCCATTTTCCTGACCTTCATCAGGACTTTTAGCTGTGGCCCTCTCAGCCCAGGTGACTTGGCTTGGCTGATGCTTCAGGCTCTGGGCAGGGCTCCACCTCGTTCCGTAGAGCCTTCCTGGGATGGGGCTCCAGAGTCCAAGTCAGAAGCGGAGCTGGTGAGCCCAGTTTTGTCTCATAGACTCTAGTATGTGTGAACCCTGCGAAGTGGCGCGGTAGTAGCCCCTTGCCTCAGCATGGTTCCCGTGGCCGGAAGTAGACGGGATGCACACTGCGGTCTGACCGTGAGACTCCTTCAGAGCCTCCAGGCAAGCCTTTGGGTGACAGGGATTTTTCAGGATGAGGGAGGAccgagaagggagggagggtgatgGAGAGGGGCACACTGGCTGGTGTGtcacctccagcccctcacagTGGTAATTCCCCATTTCACTTCCCATGTTCCACCAAAGACCACCTGCCCACTATAAAGGAGGAAGTCCTGCCTTGCTAGCCAGAGTTCAGCTCCTGGTGACTCTCGCCTTAGACCCTGAGTCTGCCTAGGTGGTCAAGATGGGACGCTGCTCTTtgagccccccacccccttcttgtCATGCAGAGATCCACTCTTCGGCCCACGCACTGGCCCTCCCCCACTCTGGTCTCTTCAGGGGCTCCTCTCTATGCCCCGCTGTTTAAAGCTGCTTCTGTTGAACACTGAAGGCAAGTACATAAAACATATCCCTGAGCTCTGGGGCCAGCGGTCTCCCCTCCCTCAGCCAGCAAGAGCCAGGGGAATTTACCTCCCAGCACAGTGCCCACCATGGCTGCAAACTTTTCTTCCATCTGCCACAcaccccacttcctctctctcacacacagccCAGTCCACCTGGCCACTCCTGCATGGGAGCACCCTCAGCAGAGCCTCACTTGCCTGACTTTGAAATGTCTGTGGACCAGGTGGGCCCTGGGCCTTTAACCAAAGAAGATGAATTCTGGTCTCACCATGCTATGTGTCCCTCTCCCACCTTCTAGGCTTCCCTTTTCTGTTCCCATTCCTCACCGCTCTCACACACCCTGCTCACTGTCCTCCTCTCCAGCGTACTGCCTCCCTACCTGCTGTCCGTCTCTGCCTGGATCCTCAGCCTTGCTTCCTCCAGCTCCTTGGATCGTATTTCCTAGAAAGCTGCTGGTCTAGAGGCTTCAACCTTGTGTTTTGGAGGGAGCATGGGCTAAAAGGTAGCCTACCCCCTCATAGCCTCGCCCAGTCAGCCCGCTGAGAAGCCAGTTACCCCACCACACACCTACCCTATGACTCCCAGGAGTCAGCAGCGTCTTCTCACTGAAGCCCGTATGTATCAATGATAAAGGGCAGTATTCGTCCCTCGTTCATGTTCCAGAAGCTGCTTGCAATATGAGAGAGATGTTTAATTTATCTCAGGAACTAGGCACGAGTGATGAAAATGGTAATTTCTTGAAGATTCAATTACGTGTTTTCATTGTTACCCCAGTAATCAAGGAAACGATTTCTAATGATAGGCCAGAAGATAGTAGATCTTGGAGGGAGGATGGGGCAGGCAGGTGATGAGGGACCAGAAGGCAATGTCTATAAGCAAATGGGACCTCAGTTCCTCATGTATGGCGGTCCCTGCCGCCATCCGGGTTCTCAGTCTCCCCACTTGCTAGTGAGctagttctctggagaacttcaATCATCTATCTTTGGGGCCTCTGCAGGAGAATCAGGGGCTCCtcggggagggtcttggacctgttttttttcccccaagtgaTGTCTCAGCTCTAAATAACATGGCCAGGATTAACATTGCTGGCAGCCAACagtaccaggtgattggaaaagGGGTTTTATGGCCCCTTGGGTAAAATTGAACTTGCATCCGATGTGTGTTTCCAAGATGGGATTTTCCTCCCTGGCAAATGAGGCACGTTCCCACTAATTACAACAGCCGCTCCAGGCCACTCATCATACgcggtaggcaagcactctttgaGGCTGGGCCTATGCTGCCTGGGGGTCAAGCCTGGGTCATCCACAGGAGGTATCAGTGCAGCCAGGAGAGGAGAATGGATGCACAGGGAGAGATGAGATGAAGCTAGGCTAAGTGAGCACACCAAGGAAGACACATTTGAGGCCCAAGCTAATGGTGCTGCTTGGTCTCATTGGGAACTGAAGGCACATCACCCAGCTGAATCCAGGGGAGAGCCCTGGACACGCTGCAGCAGAACCTGGGGGCTTAGGCTGATGGTGGACTTCGTACAGCTCCTTCTGGGCAACCGTACCTGGCCTCCAGGCTGTTCTGACTCCAGCTCCCTCAAACCATTGCCAGATTGGGCCCAGCAGGAGCAGACCCTGCCTCCATCCCGCTTTCAGGGCTTTTGGCTTTGGCTGTCATCCTACCACAGGGCATGGGGACGCAAAGCCACCTGCAGGTAAGCAGGGTTTGTGGATCAGGGTCTGGGGAAGGAAGACAGGTATGTCCTTCTACAtagagacacagggacacaggcacTGTCACTTCCCACCAACCCAGGGAAGATGCTGTCACCATCCACTTCACAGGCTCAGAAGGGTTTATCTGGGGTCATAGTGCAGATGAGCCAGAGTGAGTTGCTATGGGCATCATTGTGGGCACGTGTCTTGTCATTAAAGGATGTAAGGAGAATGCACTCTAGGGGTCCTGGGCAAAGCCACtccatgctgctgcttctgccagGCCCTgcaaaaggtgtgtgtgttgtgtgtatgtgtgttttgtgtgtgtatgtgttttttgtgtatgtatgtgtgtggtatgtgtatgtgtgtggtgtgtgtatgtgtgtgtgttttgtgtgtatgtatgtgtgtgttttgtgtgtatgtatgtgtgtatgtgtgtgttatgtgtgtgtgttttgtgtgtatgtgtgtgtgtatgtgtgtgtgtgtgttgtgtgtgtatgtgtgtgtgtgcatgtgtatgtgtgttgtgtgtatgagtgtgtgctgtgtgtatgtgtgtatatgtgggtgtgtgtttgtttgttttgctttgagacactgtttccctgtgtagtcttggctgtcctggaactcaatttgtagcccaggctggtctcaaactcagagatccccttgcctctgcctcctgagttttgggattaaaggcgtgcgccaccactgcccggctccctcCAAAGTTTTAATTATCAGTTTCCAGTGAACccaaaaggagggagaagggggatggCCCCCACTGTCCTGAAGGGACCTTCCCTGGAGTAATTACTCTGCATTCCCCTGCGGCAAACACTAGCctatgttttctctttccaataattgcacttatttatttttaaccaagATTAAATGTTCTTTCTAAACTCAAGATACTCTTAACTGCCCTGTCAAGATCTGTCAGAGctcttcttcctgccttcagGAGCAGCCATTCTGGGAGGCGGAGGATGCGCTTGTCTGGGGTGCTGGGTCTTTGCCATCACTTCTGTGGCCATGAACGTGATTACCTGTACCACATGTAACCTTCATCACTTCCACCACATCATCACCACATCATCATCCCTACCACCATCTTTCCCTCCATCACCTCCACTAtcactttctttttgagatgtagtctctctgtgtagccctggctgtcctggaactcactctgtagcccagactggcctcgaactcacagagatccacctgcctctgcctcctgaattttAGGCTTAAATTCATGCACCACCACATGCAACTCacctccattatcatcatcaccagtCATGGCATCACTAACCATCCCCAAACCACCATCACCATGACATCAccaaccatcatcatcatcacaccatcaccaccatcaccaaaccACCAACCATtatcgccaccaccaccaccaccaccaccaccaccaccaccaccaccaccacaatcaccaccaccaccatcaccaccaccacaatcaccaccatcaccaccaccaccaccaccaccaccaccaccaccaccaccaccaccaccaccacaatcaccaccatcaccatcaccaccaccaccatcaccaccaccaccaccaccaccaccacaatcaccaccatcaccaccaccaccaccacaatcaccaccatcaccaccaccaccaccaccaccaccaccaccatcaccaccacaatcaccaccatcaccaccaccaccacccaccaccaccaccacctccatcagcaccaccaccaccaccaccacctccatcagcaccaccaccaccaccacaccacctccatcag
Above is a window of Onychomys torridus chromosome 8, mOncTor1.1, whole genome shotgun sequence DNA encoding:
- the Ccdc188 gene encoding coiled-coil domain-containing protein 188 isoform X2, which codes for MEGPNPLGPCGHSHPQCPPAPVSSSHGGCLDQPCQGYVRWPCLVPHQSTQSLESSRPFPAPGTGGGGPRVGGVAPGMFLSSEEAEMPRQRAQEPAGSRHEVEAEVEWGWPLHPGHEQVPHRQAASPTSGPRPCPCPTMPPGGGATASPRTAPTKLQSGTLGSAEQSFLQLEQENYSLKRQNQDLREQLGAILGPGQQFLPLCAEHSSCTALAWVRGNAQPWTPAAAPRAVHRLGHDLGAFPQSPESASTRPLEDRAPVQLPQQQELCRGQESFVRQSQSELQQIRLSFERKKMAITEVWDGVAEVHMALNNQATGLLNLKKDIRGVLDQMEDIQLEILGERAHCRTQARKQQQQMSCMEKERPQLGCSEGLKSQLWLLALRLLLGALLACTAAYVYVVDPAPFEGLVPPLLSRAAVWKLRALLGPFLRLEVDDFLPF
- the Ccdc188 gene encoding coiled-coil domain-containing protein 188 isoform X1; this translates as MEGPNPLGPCGHSHPQCPPAPVSSSHGGCLDQPCQGYVRWPCLVPHQSTQSLESSRPFPAPGTGGGGPRVGGVAPGMFLSSEEAEMPRQRAQEPAGSRHEVEAEVEWGWPLHPGHEQVPHRQAASPTSGPRPCPCPTMPPGGGATASPRTAPTKLQSGTLGSAEQSFLQLEQENYSLKRQNQDLREQLGAILGPGQQFLPLCAEHSSCTALAWVRGNAQPWTPAAAPRAVHRLGHDLGAFPQSPESASTRPLEDRAPVQLPQQQELCRGQESFVRQSQVGPGEEGHGLGSRKQALVPTLLLPTQSELQQIRLSFERKKMAITEVWDGVAEVHMALNNQATGLLNLKKDIRGVLDQMEDIQLEILG